In Kineococcus sp. NBC_00420, a single genomic region encodes these proteins:
- a CDS encoding ABC transporter substrate-binding protein, with the protein MSRPRTPLAVGAIAALLLAGCGGSDDGAVDGVSTPSATKGSAVSAERCKENEAAGKITYITGFQYQASAGILDPIAAKALGYFDALCLDVEIQPGTGETAQNAQLVAAGTAQISSIAGNGDVLVNVANGVDVQAVAMFGHVPVATLMTEPDITDLKQLEGTTLGQKGALPVTIEAMLRAAGVDVSKITQVEVGYDPTVLVRGQVQSLTGYKSNEPLTLQAKGEKVKLWNPEDYGVPGSIATTIVNPAFLKDHRSAVEDFLRAQLKAYAYCEDDAGECVADAAELSQAGYDTDHNVQVWQTESKLVDDSLPQGQVLGQIDDTAVRTEGDFLVRMGQIPAVPDLSTLVVPDLVTSLYADGQLVWPAP; encoded by the coding sequence GTGAGCCGTCCCCGCACCCCGCTCGCCGTCGGCGCGATCGCCGCCCTGCTGCTCGCCGGCTGCGGAGGTTCCGACGACGGCGCCGTCGACGGTGTCTCCACCCCCTCGGCGACCAAGGGTTCCGCGGTCTCGGCGGAACGGTGCAAGGAGAACGAGGCCGCGGGGAAGATCACCTACATCACGGGTTTCCAGTACCAGGCCTCGGCCGGCATCCTCGATCCCATCGCGGCGAAGGCGCTGGGCTACTTCGACGCCCTCTGCCTCGACGTCGAGATCCAGCCGGGCACCGGTGAGACCGCGCAGAACGCCCAGCTCGTCGCGGCCGGCACGGCGCAGATCTCCTCCATCGCCGGCAACGGCGACGTCCTGGTGAACGTCGCCAACGGCGTCGACGTGCAGGCCGTGGCGATGTTCGGCCACGTCCCGGTGGCGACGCTCATGACCGAACCCGACATCACCGACCTCAAGCAGCTCGAGGGCACGACGCTGGGACAGAAGGGCGCGTTGCCGGTCACCATCGAGGCCATGCTGCGCGCCGCGGGCGTCGACGTCTCGAAGATCACCCAGGTCGAGGTCGGCTACGACCCGACGGTGCTGGTCCGCGGACAGGTCCAGTCGCTGACCGGTTACAAGTCCAACGAACCGCTGACCCTGCAGGCCAAGGGGGAGAAGGTGAAGCTCTGGAACCCCGAGGACTACGGGGTTCCCGGCTCCATCGCGACGACCATCGTCAACCCGGCGTTCCTGAAGGACCACCGCAGCGCCGTCGAGGACTTCCTGCGGGCCCAGCTCAAGGCCTACGCCTACTGCGAGGACGACGCCGGCGAGTGCGTCGCCGACGCCGCGGAACTCTCCCAGGCCGGTTACGACACCGACCACAACGTCCAGGTGTGGCAGACGGAGTCCAAGCTCGTCGACGACTCGTTGCCGCAGGGCCAGGTGCTTGGTCAGATCGACGACACCGCCGTCCGGACCGAGGGGGACTTCCTCGTGCGGATGGGTCAGATCCCCGCGGTGCCGGACCTGAGCACCCTCGTCGTGCCCGACCTCGTGACCTCGCTCTACGCCGACGGTCAGCTCGTCTGGCCCGCACCGTGA
- a CDS encoding LLM class flavin-dependent oxidoreductase: MNAPTTAPTEFGIFLPIGNGGWIMSDTAPHPQATYEHNREAALAAERIGLDFVMSMAKWRGYGGRTDHWGETLESMTMMSALAEATHRVKVWATVHTNLFHPALVAKMFATLDQVSGGRCGMNVVVGAYEHEFSQMGQWRADFSHDDRYRYTEEWIDLVERLWTEDSVTARGEFFTLDDCQSRPHPAQRPTLIAAGRSAAGMRFQAAHCDGSFLTAEDLPGLRAASRDVKAMAALRGRSIKTYAMLTVVLAETDAAAQARFREYGRGYDAEAITNMKLSWGLPLERAMSMTAGDEAHEAFQTAVVVGGPDSVVRQIQEVVGETGLDGMMLIFPDYLPDLAAFGEQVLPALRAGA; encoded by the coding sequence GTGAACGCCCCCACGACGGCGCCGACGGAGTTCGGCATCTTCCTGCCCATCGGCAACGGGGGCTGGATCATGTCCGACACGGCGCCGCACCCGCAGGCGACCTACGAGCACAACCGCGAGGCCGCGCTGGCGGCGGAACGCATCGGCCTCGACTTCGTGATGTCGATGGCGAAGTGGCGAGGTTACGGCGGTCGGACCGACCACTGGGGCGAGACCCTGGAGTCGATGACGATGATGTCGGCGCTGGCCGAGGCCACGCACCGGGTGAAGGTCTGGGCGACCGTCCACACCAACCTGTTCCACCCCGCGCTGGTGGCGAAGATGTTCGCCACCCTCGACCAGGTCTCCGGCGGGCGCTGCGGCATGAACGTCGTCGTGGGCGCCTACGAGCACGAGTTCTCCCAGATGGGGCAGTGGCGCGCGGACTTCAGCCACGACGACCGCTACCGCTACACCGAGGAGTGGATCGACCTCGTCGAACGGTTGTGGACGGAGGACTCCGTCACCGCCCGCGGGGAGTTCTTCACCCTCGACGACTGCCAGTCCCGCCCCCACCCCGCCCAGCGGCCGACGCTCATCGCGGCCGGCCGTTCGGCGGCCGGGATGCGGTTCCAGGCGGCCCACTGCGACGGGTCCTTCCTCACCGCCGAGGACCTGCCGGGCTTGCGGGCGGCCAGCCGCGACGTCAAGGCGATGGCCGCGCTGCGGGGTCGCTCGATCAAGACCTACGCCATGCTCACCGTCGTGCTGGCCGAGACCGACGCGGCCGCGCAGGCGCGGTTCCGCGAGTACGGGCGCGGGTACGACGCCGAGGCCATCACGAACATGAAGCTGTCCTGGGGTCTGCCGCTGGAACGTGCGATGTCCATGACGGCCGGGGACGAGGCGCACGAGGCGTTCCAGACCGCCGTCGTCGTGGGTGGTCCGGACTCCGTCGTGCGCCAGATCCAGGAGGTGGTGGGGGAGACCGGCCTCGACGGCATGATGCTCATCTTCCCCGACTACCTGCCGGACCTGGCCGCGTTCGGCGAGCAGGTGCTGCCCGCGTTGCGGGCAGGGGCGTGA
- a CDS encoding cysteine hydrolase family protein yields the protein MSDPRLELLRDLPGALLVVDVQRSFADPEVLAHLSETARADVAAAVLGVRAAIDLARAGGTAVVWLRLRVPPDNPWPASNWFRGRAPDDPWPTEWEPCVEGTAGIEWYAVEPLDEELVLDKRTYDGFAGTGLAETLHGWGTGWVAVTGLTGDCCVLETAGSAFTHGFRTLVVADATASHDRATHDAALRVLAEHSAVVVDLAEIEDLLLTP from the coding sequence GTGAGCGACCCGCGGCTGGAACTCCTGCGCGACCTCCCAGGGGCGCTGCTGGTCGTCGACGTACAGCGCTCCTTCGCCGATCCGGAGGTCCTGGCCCACCTGTCCGAGACCGCCCGCGCCGACGTCGCCGCCGCGGTGCTGGGGGTCCGGGCCGCGATCGACCTGGCCCGGGCCGGGGGGACGGCCGTCGTCTGGCTGCGGCTGCGGGTCCCGCCGGACAACCCGTGGCCGGCGTCGAACTGGTTCCGCGGTCGGGCCCCGGACGACCCGTGGCCGACCGAGTGGGAACCCTGCGTCGAGGGCACCGCCGGCATCGAGTGGTACGCCGTGGAACCCCTCGACGAAGAACTCGTCCTCGACAAGCGGACCTACGACGGTTTCGCCGGGACCGGGTTGGCGGAGACGTTGCACGGGTGGGGGACCGGGTGGGTCGCGGTCACCGGGCTCACCGGCGACTGCTGCGTCCTGGAGACGGCCGGGTCCGCCTTCACCCACGGTTTCCGGACCCTCGTGGTGGCCGACGCCACCGCCTCCCACGACCGGGCCACCCACGACGCGGCCCTGCGGGTGCTGGCCGAGCACAGCGCGGTGGTCGTGGACCTCGCCGAGATCGAGGACCTGCTGCTCACGCCCTGA
- a CDS encoding anti-sigma factor, which produces MPIDETPPTAAEHLTEDVVVLLALGEEVAPEVHAHLEACATCRTEVAEISRVVGSARSQESVTPVPVPAGTWEDVARELGIDPAGSGAPTASAPVVVPLRRADTPRPLRRPRWVPVAAAALVGLGVGALGTRALSGPAEPTTAAPAQAVVSTAALEPLAGSGSGSADVTEAGGSRRLELRISGVAAVPDGFLEAWLLDADGGLVPLGFLSPDPGAGAGMAMSVTLPADLDLGRFDVVDVSREPLDGNPGHSSDSVLRGTLTVRA; this is translated from the coding sequence GTGCCGATCGATGAGACGCCCCCGACGGCGGCGGAACACCTCACCGAGGACGTCGTCGTGCTGCTCGCCCTGGGGGAGGAGGTCGCACCGGAGGTGCACGCCCACCTCGAGGCCTGCGCCACCTGTCGCACCGAGGTCGCCGAGATCAGCCGCGTGGTCGGCTCGGCCCGGTCGCAGGAGTCGGTGACCCCCGTCCCGGTCCCGGCCGGGACCTGGGAGGACGTCGCCCGCGAGCTCGGCATCGACCCCGCCGGCTCCGGTGCCCCCACGGCGAGCGCACCGGTCGTCGTCCCCCTGCGCCGGGCGGACACCCCGCGTCCGCTCCGCCGGCCGCGGTGGGTGCCGGTGGCCGCGGCCGCCCTCGTCGGCCTGGGCGTCGGTGCGCTGGGGACGAGGGCGCTCTCCGGCCCGGCGGAACCCACGACCGCGGCGCCCGCGCAGGCCGTCGTGTCCACCGCCGCGCTGGAACCGCTGGCCGGGTCCGGCAGCGGCAGCGCCGACGTCACCGAGGCCGGCGGGAGCCGACGTCTGGAACTGCGGATCTCCGGGGTGGCGGCGGTGCCCGACGGTTTCCTCGAGGCGTGGCTGCTCGACGCCGACGGGGGCCTGGTGCCGTTGGGCTTCCTCAGCCCGGACCCGGGCGCCGGGGCGGGCATGGCCATGTCGGTGACGCTGCCCGCCGACCTGGACCTCGGCCGTTTCGACGTCGTCGACGTCTCCCGGGAACCCCTCGACGGGAACCCCGGTCACTCCTCCGACAGCGTCCTGCGGGGGACGTTGACCGTCAGGGCGTGA
- a CDS encoding RNA polymerase sigma factor: MSPRPSPSPAADWTDPASWDDAAVGRAVAAGDERGLREAFERWAPLVNGLARRRLDEADAQDVVQNVFVSAWRSRERFDPSAASFPAWLVGIARHRIADALATRYRPEVVTDPELLRGGDSTVVLEAAPQDVATDRLVLLAEVDGLGEPQRTVVRLAFFEDLTQVQIAERTGLPVGTVKSHLRRSLRRLRSRLEDDSADR, translated from the coding sequence GTGAGCCCCCGGCCGAGCCCGTCGCCGGCGGCGGACTGGACCGACCCTGCGTCGTGGGACGACGCCGCGGTCGGCCGGGCCGTCGCTGCGGGAGACGAACGCGGGCTGCGCGAGGCGTTCGAGCGGTGGGCCCCGCTCGTCAACGGGCTCGCGCGGCGTCGTCTCGACGAGGCCGACGCGCAGGACGTCGTGCAGAACGTGTTCGTGTCGGCGTGGCGGTCGCGGGAACGCTTCGACCCCTCCGCGGCCTCGTTCCCGGCGTGGCTCGTGGGTATCGCCCGGCACCGCATCGCCGACGCGCTGGCGACCCGCTACCGTCCCGAGGTCGTCACCGACCCGGAGCTGCTGCGCGGCGGCGACAGCACCGTCGTGCTGGAGGCCGCACCGCAGGACGTGGCCACCGACCGCCTCGTCCTGCTCGCGGAGGTCGACGGCCTCGGGGAACCGCAGCGCACCGTCGTCCGGCTCGCGTTCTTCGAGGACCTCACCCAGGTCCAGATCGCCGAACGCACGGGCCTGCCGGTGGGTACCGTGAAGAGCCACCTCCGGCGGTCCCTGCGCCGGTTGCGATCGCGCCTGGAGGACGACAGTGCCGATCGATGA
- a CDS encoding class F sortase, with translation MRTPRADARLARGAALVAVVLAVAGVFLVAGWWSSRPAAGFGAPLPAVPAASPVPVPTPVTSPVPTGPAAVGRRDAAPSAPAPTPVPVRLEIPDLGVDAPVVPVGVDADGALAVPEDPQQVGWYRWGSVPGEAGATVLAGHVDTHADGPGALIDLASLEAGTTVRVTSSDGGVAEFRVASRHSYLKADLPAEEVFARTGDPRLELITCGGDFDRSTRSYAENVVVTAL, from the coding sequence GTGCGCACGCCACGCGCTGACGCACGGCTGGCCCGGGGCGCCGCGCTCGTCGCGGTCGTCCTGGCCGTCGCGGGGGTCTTCCTCGTCGCGGGGTGGTGGTCCTCCCGTCCGGCCGCGGGGTTCGGTGCGCCGTTGCCGGCCGTCCCCGCGGCGAGCCCCGTCCCGGTCCCGACGCCGGTCACGAGCCCGGTGCCGACCGGGCCGGCCGCGGTCGGCCGCCGGGACGCCGCCCCCTCGGCTCCGGCCCCGACGCCCGTCCCGGTGCGCCTGGAGATCCCCGACCTCGGGGTGGACGCACCCGTGGTCCCCGTCGGGGTCGACGCCGACGGGGCGCTGGCCGTCCCCGAGGACCCGCAGCAGGTCGGCTGGTACCGCTGGGGATCCGTCCCCGGGGAGGCCGGGGCGACCGTGCTGGCCGGGCACGTCGACACCCACGCGGACGGGCCGGGGGCCCTCATCGACCTGGCGTCGCTGGAGGCCGGGACGACGGTCCGGGTCACCAGCTCCGACGGCGGGGTCGCGGAGTTCCGGGTCGCCTCGCGCCACTCCTACCTCAAGGCCGACCTGCCCGCGGAGGAGGTGTTCGCCCGGACCGGCGACCCCCGCCTGGAGCTGATCACCTGCGGGGGCGACTTCGACCGCTCCACCCGGTCCTACGCCGAGAACGTCGTCGTGACCGCCCTCTGA
- a CDS encoding DUF4397 domain-containing protein, with the protein MRTARSTAALVAAPLIALSVPVAALATAGTASAAATSDTATVSILHAVPGLTVDVYANGKELVPGFTPGTLTDPQQLPSGSYDLAVYPAGADPAATQPAISAKGVQVPAGANVTVVAHLDAAGTPALTPFVNAPADLAAGESELTVRHVAAAPAVDVRAGGTPVLTGLTNPNEASVTVPAGTVSADVVLAGTDQVAIGPADLTLPEGTQTIVYAWGSAADANLALATQQVTGGAGAPSGVPSGSGGLAENGWSGWVVGAGALALVGAGAATVVSRRAHATR; encoded by the coding sequence ATGCGCACTGCACGCAGCACCGCCGCCCTCGTCGCCGCCCCGCTCATCGCGCTGTCCGTCCCGGTGGCCGCGCTGGCCACCGCGGGCACGGCGTCGGCGGCCGCGACGAGCGACACCGCGACCGTCTCGATCCTGCACGCGGTTCCCGGCCTCACCGTCGACGTGTACGCCAACGGCAAGGAACTCGTCCCCGGTTTCACCCCTGGAACCCTGACCGACCCGCAGCAGTTGCCTTCCGGCAGCTACGACCTCGCGGTCTACCCCGCCGGCGCCGACCCGGCCGCGACGCAGCCCGCGATCTCGGCGAAGGGCGTCCAGGTCCCCGCCGGGGCGAACGTCACCGTGGTCGCCCACCTCGACGCCGCCGGAACGCCCGCGCTGACGCCGTTCGTCAACGCGCCCGCGGACCTTGCGGCCGGGGAGTCCGAACTCACCGTCCGCCACGTCGCGGCGGCCCCCGCGGTCGACGTCCGGGCCGGCGGGACACCGGTGCTCACCGGTCTCACCAACCCGAACGAGGCCAGCGTCACCGTGCCCGCGGGAACGGTGAGCGCGGACGTCGTCCTGGCGGGAACCGACCAGGTCGCCATCGGCCCGGCGGACCTGACCCTGCCCGAAGGGACGCAGACCATCGTCTACGCCTGGGGTTCCGCCGCGGACGCCAACCTGGCTCTCGCGACCCAGCAGGTGACCGGCGGGGCCGGCGCGCCGTCCGGGGTCCCCTCCGGTTCCGGTGGTCTCGCCGAGAACGGGTGGTCCGGCTGGGTGGTCGGCGCCGGTGCGCTGGCGCTGGTCGGTGCGGGTGCGGCGACCGTCGTCTCGCGGCGTGCGCACGCCACGCGCTGA